attttctatattggaatagaaaataatgaCGGTCTCTCACAAATAGAAGAATGTACAAATTGGATgatcaattttataacaCAGTCTGGGCAAGATGCGCTGCTTCTCTCTCAATTTACACTCTTTGCGAAATTTAAAGGTGTAAAACCTTCGTATCATAGGGCGAAATATGGACCTGAAGCAAAGGACATTTTTTACGGATTAGttgataatataaaaaaacatactTCAAATAATATTGGCACGGGAATATTTGGTCAATGTTTAGATATTATCTATACATCAGATGATTTAACAACAATTTACAAAGATTTtaatgaataaattttcgatttttgtaaaaattcatctaatagtatatttatatttaaacaaaaattttaaactacATTTATCATGAATGTGgtcaataatatttttattgtcgACAAAACTCATCTATACATtgttaaattatatgttaTGATAACTGATTTTTAGTTCAGTATgttaaaaattgatttatatGGCTTAAATCAAGATATTTACAAACcaaaatatgtaaaatattttcatttcaATTAGGCACATGccatattattatatacttTCTCTTTGCTACTTCCTTCCTTGGCTTTTACGTTTGCATATTTCAGGTAAATTTACCACGATAGACgcaaataaagaaaattgtCTTATGATTATACAAACCTGATATTAAACGTTCTTTTATTGACAATATTCTGCAGAAAACTTCaactttataattttaataccTGTTGAGACTTTTTAAATCCACATAAAtgctaaaaattttcaaaaaactCATTATGAGCAATTTAGgtcttaaaaaaaatatatggcCTTTAAAGTTTATCTCATGGATCACGAACAACTTTTTATAACATAATTTCTGTATTATACACTTTTAGTGGGTCGGCTAAGTTCAATAGATGCATACAATTAGACTTTCGACAGTATCTTAACAGAGAAAAACTATAAGAATTAAAATGCAAGCTTTTTTAGTTAAATTTGAAGTTATATTGATTATTTATATGTGGGCTTTTAACAAAGAACAAAAGctttttaatgaaattgTTCATACAAGTAACCTGCGCTTCAAAAGTTAaacgtaaaaaaaataatagtatTTAGCAATGTTGCCTGTATTATTCGTCTCTGCAAAAAAGCAATTTTATTAGAGATATATTTAGGCATAAATTGAAAGCGACAAAGGTGCCTTTAGCACAGTGGTAGAATGCAATGCTTCCATTGAGCAATGGCTGGATTCGATTCCACAGGGGCAAcaaaattgtttctactttctatgatgcagatggaacaactcagatgatgaaaatgtccacgataatcattaagttgattcaatgaaacttgtgtgTGTCCAGCCACAAGGGGATTAGCATCTAGTGTAGAAACGCACCTCAAAGCCAAAAAGCAGTATCACCCTTTGGTGACTtaatgatacataaaagtCTCTAATGGGTACGGCCTAGTTGGAGCCCATGGCTGGTGCACTCTAGGGTGGGATCCTAGAGCTAACTAAGAGACTAGACGAAGTAGGGCAATTGAAGGTCTCGTGGATTCTATCCTACATGATTCTGTAACACGGTGTCCGAAACTAGTGGGAGACTGGTGGTCAACGCAGCCCAATAAAAACGCCGGGCCGGGGATGTAGTCGTGTAAGGGGCCGTGTGTGCAATACAGATGATTGTAGGGACCTTTGAGTCAGTACGATGATGTCTCTCCTCGGGTTATAGATAACCATGCCCGTTAAGTATATCCGCTGTGAGGTCACTCTGGACGCGATTTGAGGTATAAATGGAAATCGTTCTCCCGGAGCCAAAGTCCAATGGATACGGCGGAGCTTGCTGCACCGGCAAGTTGTATGGAGGGGGTTTTAGTGAGTAAGAATCTCACAGTACCAGTTGAATGAGGATCACACCCAAATCCCTCTGGTCCCCATGTGAGGTTTCTCCCTGCCTCTTACttgcaagaaaaaaaaaatgaaagcGACAacataaaagatttttttgttcaagggtttgcatttttttaatttgtgtTTTTGTACTTAGAATTTACAATTTAGACAAATCCCAAATAATTGTTaacttattttaaatatttactagaaatttaatttgacTTTAAGGTTTATATGTACCACATGTAACTACATAATACGcgattcaaaaaaattttgcaaAATTACATAGTCTCAATAAAACAGATAAATTAAAGCCCAATagtaaacataaaaattaaaacaattgtAATAAGAACAAATATCTAATATCACACCTGTACCTAACATAAATCGCAATAATAACTGCCTCGTAATTGAATTAGTATACAGACTAAGTCGATTTGGTAAATTTAGATTGTACTGCTAATATCtttatgaaattaaatgtaCTATGTtggtttttaaaaaatttatgatataaATCTAGGTTTTAAATAGCTGTCGACGTATGCTAAAAATGcaataaaactttttttattattagtaAAGATACTAgatacaaataataatagCATATTTGATGTATATCTACAGTACatgtttaattaaataaaggaACCATAGTACAAGCAGGCATtagacaaaaaatatactgaaattatattataaaattttgatatataCGAACAACTGCAATACTAACTATACATTTGCAATGAAATCAAACAAAAATCGCAACATTTGTTTTCTAGACTATCgtcaaaaaaatgtataagaaaatttttattaccttatatctataaaaataaaataaacaccAAATGTCTATTGAAggtaaaatatattaaattaaaaagattgTCATATGAATCAATATGTGAATAGGTATGGATAcacaaaattaatattttaaatatgttaagtattaatattagaaattatacTGTTATTTGCCAGTAGAGTACTACTAAAGATAATAATTTACTCTTCCGAATTTATAAACTATGTGAATTCTATTAAAAGGGTAACTAGCATCAATGGTACAACTCAATTTATTATGTGTTTTTGTTATGTGACAAAACATAATGAAGAAACTCTCAATAATGATATATGTTCATTTATACTTTGACATCTGAAagattttgtatatttatggcataagaataaaaagtgacagtataaaatttatacacaTGGGTCAAAATgtgtaattaaaattataaaaattaatcaaaacatttttagaattataaCTTTCAAATGGTCAAACTTATTTTTCAACATTTCTGTATGGGTTGGCTGCATATACTGCCAGCGAGTtacataataaattttctaagatacaagtattttttttgagacGTTAGATTATTATCCAAATCCAAAGACACAAAAAACCTAATGACAATATTTGTTATAATTCaatttgatttatattaatatataatcgATTTTACGAAATCAATCTTAAGTGTCAACCTTTGTTTTGTTAGTAggcataaattttattacttgcaaaaaaatactaGATAAAACTTTAAGTATTGCATCTGCTTAATATCATACGAGACAAATTTATACTTTAGATTCCTTATTACTTGTAACATGATTTTTACAAAGACCGTATGGTTTTCCCCACTAATCATTATTATAGTATAGAtcataaagtaaaataaatttcattatccaaaacattatttttactgaTAAGCtacatataatataaattcaaattttatattaaactCTTTTATTAGAGCACATCAAATACGTGTTAGTCggaaatttattaaatatttttaatattagtaTGATCGCcagaataataaattatgcaCTAAAAGTCAGATGTTTTTGCTTATGCAAAATCTTATAAATCCTTAAATTCTCAGACGATCCTCGCTGcacttaaaaatataaaaaataataagttaaaaattttatatgaatAATACTTTTTGATTAAAACTTTCTTAAAGTGCGACTAATTTTGTCTACATCAAATCtattttgttaaaaatattttatccaAATGAGAAAAATACGATGTGTAACAATCAATTTGTAATATAGAACATCAGTATAAGTTTTATAGTAAAGAATGAAAAAAGGcacttttaataaatacaaaaatcaTTTTGACTATGAATTATTAGAAACAAACACAAAAGTaatctatttatttaaacttatatttatattttccaCCAGACcacaatatttttgttgtaTTAATCAACCAATAcagaaatatatatttaattttcttaggttttttgtttcttcgTAATGCATTTTACGATTCATCATATGGCGTATTAGCGGTCTTAAATGTTTAAATGTATTCAGTCAAACTTCGGttattaattcttttttgtatataataaatgGAGATCTTTTAAGTATTGcctattatataattcaCATCAACACCGCAGaacaattaaatatttttgtggTTACGACCAGCGTtgttttgttaaaaaaccaatgtaaattttttgaactatagaaattttacaaatttagcGTTTTTAAGctatgttttatattcttgGACTAAATTAAGTGTTGCAAGCTTgtgtaaatatttaaatttgtcaAATTTTGTAATTGCTGGaactaaaaaacattaaaacctatattgttatttttaaattaaatttttataaatagaaaaaaactgTATATTGTgttaacaaataaataatataagaatccatttttatttgtaagtTTAAACATCATCTTGTCGATTTCACCactttttagttttttttgaaactCGTCATTTCCTCCTATAAACTCGCCGTGCACAAAAATCATAGGAAAGGTGGGGTGAATATATTTCCTAACATAATTTACCAATTCTGGATTCGATTTTTCCtcaatttctttaacaCCGTATTTAAGTCCTCTCAAGGTTTTTAATGCAGCTTGGCTATGTGGACATTGGGCTctatatattattgtaatatcctctttatttaatttgtaaGAATATGGAGATATTCTACCGACACAAATGTAGACACACGTGAAAAACGAAATCCATTCCATATTGTTTTTGTAGCAaacgaaaataaaatgctGGTGTTTCAAAATGAAacatatgttttttttatcaatgaGATTTTGTACTTTggaaacattttttattttaatttgttttatctCAGGTATTATGAGACTGTCATTATTTCTTCCCATagcttatatttttgtgtCTCGTGCTGCCATTTCTTCAGCAGAAATTCCTAAACAATTCCTCGCTCCCGGAATAGTAGTAGTGCTTTCCCGCGCATGCCATTTCAGTACAGAATtagcaaattttttacgaCGAAATAATTTCCCGCATCAAGAAATTTACGTGGAAGACGACAAAGAAGCTAATGATTacatagtaaaaaattgtgaTGGACGAGTACCATGGGTATACGAAAATGGACATAAAGTAGGAGAtggtatattttttatgtccAAATATCCACATTTACTTCCCAACAAAAATCTTGCTAAATCAATGAAATTACTTGACAACGTTCTTGATCGTCAATGTATAATTggtaaaaattaaattttatatttttacccCATGTTAACTGACAATGTATTTTCATTTAccgttattttttttcaatatagtTTTGTAAAATCTCAAGATACATTTCATAGTTATTTTACTGATGAGCAGATACTAAAAAGTCTAGACTTAATAAAGAATGATTCTTTAATTGTACACAAAGCATTTTCTGAGAACGAGTTTACAGATAAACAACTTATAGAAGAGGCTTCGATTTacgaaatatttaaaataaaacgaAATGACGAACTTGTGGCCTctgtatattttaaaaggaACAAATATTACACAAAAATCAGTACACTTTTTAGAACATacataaaagaagaagaaggtGTGGAAATGTATTCCTTATTCGTTAATGACGCATATAAAGGACAGGGGTATGCGAGGAAGTTAATATATTATGCTTTGAAGTCTTTGAAATtacattataattttgataataattttattataggATTGCACTTAAATGAAGCAGATAAGTTTATGAACATATCATTTGCTATGTATTATGCCATTAATTTTGATAGAGGATCATTCGTTGATCTTGGTCCCTCTGACTTTGCACCTAAATTTGAAGAATATCATAATTTCAAAGATCCTATCATGGTAgcaaaaaattacaatatttgtaaaaatgaAGGATGTTACTTTGCAATGTTTGGCAGATATTGCAATTTACTTCCTTTTAACCctattagaaataaaacaacaaaaaataacgGCGAAAATcttagaaaaattttaaaaaatagaaaaaatcagaaataattaaagaAGCTGCAGACAATAAGTAAAATCATTGGAATTAGAgttctataaataaatatttaattaaaaagaggtaaatttttttacgatttatttatcatttattaCACTTTTTGATCTTGCATCTTTATactctttttttacaaaaatatttctaaatgtttttagtaTCATAAAAGTCCAATACcaatgtaaaatatataaaataaatagacAACAAGCACATAAAAAAGCATCTAATGTATACGCTTTCTTAAGATATTGGTATGTTGGATATAAAATCCAATatggataaaaaaatatacgaCTCAAAATGAAAACTGCGGTGAACATAGCAAAGCCGATATTGGCGTATAATGTATTATTCATGTATACAAGTAGTTTACTACACTCTAA
The DNA window shown above is from Vairimorpha necatrix chromosome 7, complete sequence and carries:
- a CDS encoding D-aminoacyl-TRNA deacylase (DTD) encodes the protein MRLVIQKVKSGEVLYKEISHCKINEGHIFYIGIENNDGLSQIEECTNWMINFITQSGQDALLLSQFTLFAKFKGVKPSYHRAKYGPEAKDIFYGLVDNIKKHTSNNIGTGIFGQCLDIIYTSDDLTTIYKDFNE
- a CDS encoding glutaredoxin; this translates as MEWISFFTCVYICVGRISPYSYKLNKEDITIIYRAQCPHSQAALKTLRGLKYGVKEIEEKSNPELVNYVRKYIHPTFPMIFVHGEFIGGNDEFQKKLKSGEIDKMMFKLTNKNGFLYYLFVNTIYSFFLFIKI
- a CDS encoding glutaredoxin-like protein, encoding MRLSLFLPIAYIFVSRAAISSAEIPKQFLAPGIVVVLSRACHFSTELANFLRRNNFPHQEIYVEDDKEANDYIVKNCDGRVPWVYENGHKVGDGIFFMSKYPHLLPNKNLAKSMKLLDNVLDRQCIIGKN
- a CDS encoding N-acetlytransferase; its protein translation is MLTDNVFSFTVIFFQYSFVKSQDTFHSYFTDEQILKSLDLIKNDSLIVHKAFSENEFTDKQLIEEASIYEIFKIKRNDELVASVYFKRNKYYTKISTLFRTYIKEEEGVEMYSLFVNDAYKGQGYARKLIYYALKSLKLHYNFDNNFIIGLHLNEADKFMNISFAMYYAINFDRGSFVDLGPSDFAPKFEEYHNFKDPIMVAKNYNICKNEGCYFAMFGRYCNLLPFNPIRNKTTKNNGENLRKILKNRKNQK